One genomic window of Clostridium taeniosporum includes the following:
- a CDS encoding glutaredoxin family protein — protein sequence MIKVYTTNSCPWCVKVKNYLKSKNFNFQELNVQEDMIAREEMVKKSKQMGVPVLDINDTIIIGFDKSSIDEALSK from the coding sequence ATGATAAAAGTTTATACTACAAATTCTTGTCCTTGGTGTGTTAAAGTTAAAAATTATTTAAAATCAAAAAATTTTAACTTTCAAGAATTAAATGTTCAAGAGGATATGATTGCTAGAGAAGAAATGGTTAAAAAATCTAAACAAATGGGCGTACCCGTATTAGATATAAATGATACTATAATTATCGGATTTGACAAATCCTCTATAGATGAAGCTCTAAGCAAATAA
- a CDS encoding NAD(P)/FAD-dependent oxidoreductase — protein MAKQEKEIDLIVVGAGPAGLAAAIYGGRAKLDMIVLEEKIIGGQVRNSYTIENYPGFEKISGSELADIFQKQVESLGVTIDEFDLIENVELYEDKKIVETESYIYKPKSVIIATGASPKKIPVLNESKYQGKGVHYCAVCDGAIYEGKKIGVVGGGNSALEEAIFLTKFAEKVFIIRRHDYFNGEKSLIDEVLNHPKIEVLFNEDLVDLKGENFLDEVVIKNKNTGKLSNLKLDAVFGYIGTEPKTNGFDKYLKVNDYGYIITNEDMETNIDGVYAVGDVREKKYRQITTAVSDGTIALLNAEKYIVQKER, from the coding sequence ATGGCTAAACAAGAAAAAGAAATAGATTTAATAGTAGTTGGTGCAGGTCCTGCTGGATTAGCAGCAGCAATTTATGGTGGAAGAGCAAAATTAGATATGATTGTTTTAGAAGAAAAAATTATAGGTGGTCAGGTAAGAAATAGTTATACTATTGAAAACTATCCTGGATTTGAAAAGATATCAGGATCAGAATTAGCAGATATTTTTCAAAAACAAGTTGAATCATTAGGAGTAACTATAGATGAATTTGATTTAATAGAAAATGTAGAACTATATGAAGATAAGAAAATTGTAGAAACTGAAAGTTATATATATAAACCTAAATCTGTAATAATTGCAACAGGAGCTTCACCTAAAAAAATACCAGTGTTAAATGAGTCAAAGTACCAAGGCAAAGGTGTTCATTATTGTGCTGTTTGTGATGGTGCTATATATGAAGGCAAAAAAATTGGTGTAGTAGGTGGAGGAAACTCAGCACTAGAAGAAGCAATTTTTTTAACTAAATTTGCTGAAAAAGTTTTTATTATTAGAAGACATGATTATTTTAATGGAGAAAAATCTTTAATAGATGAGGTACTAAATCATCCTAAAATAGAAGTTTTGTTTAATGAAGATTTAGTAGATTTAAAAGGTGAAAACTTTTTGGATGAAGTAGTTATTAAAAATAAAAATACAGGTAAACTAAGTAATTTAAAGCTTGATGCTGTATTTGGATACATTGGTACAGAACCAAAAACAAATGGATTTGATAAGTATTTAAAAGTGAATGATTATGGATATATAATTACTAATGAAGATATGGAAACTAATATAGATGGAGTATATGCAGTTGGTGATGTACGTGAAAAGAAATATAGACAAATAACTACAGCTGTTTCAGATGGAACAATAGCGTTGTTAAATGCTGAAAAATATATAGTGCAAAAGGAGAGATAA
- a CDS encoding UvrB/UvrC motif-containing protein, whose product MLCEKCKKNEAKINLVKIVNGEKNEIWLCESCAKDISDIPFINSLNEISGLQFENILTGFLNNLGDKKEKPKELVCPKCKMNYSEFEKTGKLGCSECYNVFSEYIKPIVKRIHGNVKHVGKIPKYDGESLIKRKKIIKLKQELQNAIKLEEYEKAAVLRDEIKELEDFIFINSKDSKVFLVKEEKGNEKLD is encoded by the coding sequence ATGTTATGTGAAAAATGTAAAAAGAATGAGGCTAAAATTAATTTAGTGAAAATAGTTAATGGAGAAAAAAATGAAATTTGGTTATGTGAATCTTGTGCTAAAGATATATCAGATATACCATTTATAAATTCTTTAAATGAAATTAGTGGATTACAATTTGAAAATATATTAACAGGATTTTTAAATAATCTTGGTGATAAAAAAGAAAAGCCAAAAGAACTTGTTTGTCCAAAATGTAAAATGAATTATTCTGAATTTGAAAAAACAGGTAAATTAGGTTGTAGTGAGTGCTATAATGTATTTTCTGAATATATAAAGCCTATAGTAAAAAGAATTCATGGAAATGTAAAACATGTAGGAAAAATTCCTAAGTATGATGGTGAATCCTTAATTAAAAGAAAAAAAATAATAAAATTAAAGCAAGAATTACAAAATGCTATTAAACTAGAAGAATATGAAAAGGCAGCTGTATTAAGGGATGAGATTAAAGAATTAGAAGATTTTATATTTATTAACAGCAAAGATAGCAAGGTATTTTTAGTTAAGGAGGAAAAAGGTAATGAAAAACTGGATTAA
- a CDS encoding PIN/TRAM domain-containing protein — MLKRIVRGIFSAIGLLVGYIVGKSLLDVSSIKELKYFSTLTGSIVFITVISLLFGIILYIVSPVIYKAISNLVEYIEKNIQKLTLIEIICGAFGSIIALILMSFIAKPINGLDDLFGPILFIFLNLISAIIGADIMIKKKDDIVTLISSIKKNTGKEKKSKGNQVKGVAKVLDTSVIIDGRIFDICETGFIEGPLVIPNFVLDELRHISDSSDSLKRNRGRRGLDILNKIQKELSIETQIWEGDFPKINEVDSKLLKLAQTLNGKVITNDYNLNKVAEFQGVPVLNINELSNAIKSVVLPGEEMSVDMIKDGKESTQGVGYLDDGTMIVVEGGKKYIGETISVIVTSVLQTAAGRMIFAKPKDN, encoded by the coding sequence TTGTTAAAGAGAATTGTAAGAGGCATTTTTTCAGCTATAGGTTTATTGGTTGGTTATATTGTAGGAAAATCTTTGTTAGATGTATCCAGTATTAAAGAATTAAAATATTTTTCAACATTAACAGGATCTATAGTGTTTATAACGGTTATATCTTTATTATTCGGAATTATATTGTATATTGTATCTCCAGTTATATATAAGGCTATTTCTAATTTAGTTGAATATATAGAAAAAAATATTCAAAAGCTTACTTTAATTGAAATCATTTGTGGGGCATTTGGTTCTATTATAGCTCTAATATTAATGAGTTTTATTGCAAAGCCAATAAATGGACTAGATGATTTGTTTGGGCCTATTTTATTTATATTTCTAAATTTAATATCAGCAATAATAGGTGCTGATATTATGATTAAGAAAAAAGATGATATAGTAACGTTAATTTCTAGCATAAAGAAGAATACAGGTAAGGAAAAGAAATCAAAAGGTAATCAGGTAAAGGGTGTAGCAAAAGTTTTAGATACTTCAGTTATAATTGACGGAAGGATATTTGATATTTGTGAAACCGGATTTATAGAAGGGCCGTTAGTAATTCCTAATTTTGTTTTAGATGAATTAAGGCATATTTCAGATTCTTCAGATTCGTTAAAGAGAAATAGAGGAAGAAGAGGGTTAGACATATTAAATAAGATACAAAAAGAGCTTTCAATCGAAACTCAAATTTGGGAAGGTGATTTTCCTAAGATTAATGAGGTAGACAGTAAATTATTAAAGTTAGCTCAAACATTGAATGGAAAAGTAATAACTAATGATTACAACTTAAATAAAGTTGCAGAATTTCAAGGAGTACCTGTATTAAATATAAATGAATTATCAAATGCTATAAAGTCAGTTGTTTTACCAGGTGAAGAAATGTCAGTAGATATGATTAAGGATGGTAAAGAGTCAACTCAAGGAGTAGGTTATTTAGATGATGGTACTATGATAGTAGTAGAGGGCGGTAAAAAATATATTGGTGAAACAATCTCTGTCATAGTAACGTCAGTTTTACAAACAGCAGCAGGAAGAATGATTTTTGCTAAGCCGAAAGATAATTAA
- a CDS encoding protein arginine kinase translates to MKNWINEECNREDIVINTNISLTRNLKEKPFSNKLDKIEARENAGFIYQVIRSELEDDCCIYQLWNEDKETINSYLDKQLISKELIKNKDKTAFILNGEETLSIMINEDDHLKVKCITAGFDLDTTFDSITKLDDKIEKRVHYAFDENLGYLTTSPTNLGTGMRAAVNIHLPALNFSNEINNFSKGLTQIGMDMKAIYEEGNKSYGNIYKISNQVTLGLTEEEIIDNLKGAVSNVICEEKKFREVLLTKCKYDIEDKIFRAYGILTSAILLGEKECIELLSSVRFGVELSLLDIPQSKLNKLLVYTRDSSLQNYLKRKLSSKELNYERAKFVKSVLA, encoded by the coding sequence ATGAAAAACTGGATTAATGAAGAATGTAATAGAGAAGATATAGTTATAAATACTAATATTTCTTTAACTAGAAACCTAAAAGAAAAACCTTTTTCCAATAAACTAGATAAGATAGAAGCTAGAGAAAATGCAGGATTTATTTATCAAGTTATTAGAAGTGAACTTGAAGATGACTGTTGTATATATCAATTATGGAATGAAGATAAAGAAACAATTAATAGCTATTTAGATAAGCAATTGATAAGTAAAGAATTAATAAAAAATAAAGATAAAACTGCATTTATTTTAAATGGTGAAGAAACTTTAAGCATTATGATAAATGAAGATGATCACTTAAAAGTAAAATGTATAACAGCCGGTTTTGATTTAGATACTACATTTGATAGTATAACAAAGCTTGATGATAAAATAGAAAAGCGAGTTCATTATGCATTTGATGAAAATTTAGGTTATTTAACTACTTCTCCTACAAACTTAGGTACAGGAATGAGAGCAGCCGTTAATATTCATTTACCAGCTTTAAATTTTAGCAATGAAATAAATAATTTTTCAAAAGGATTAACTCAAATTGGAATGGATATGAAAGCTATCTATGAAGAAGGTAATAAATCTTATGGAAATATATATAAAATATCTAATCAAGTAACTTTAGGATTAACAGAAGAAGAAATAATAGATAATTTAAAAGGTGCAGTATCAAATGTTATTTGTGAAGAAAAGAAGTTTAGAGAAGTTTTATTAACAAAATGTAAATATGATATAGAAGATAAAATTTTTAGAGCATATGGTATTTTAACTTCTGCTATCTTATTAGGGGAAAAAGAATGTATAGAATTATTATCTAGTGTAAGGTTTGGAGTTGAATTATCATTATTAGATATTCCTCAAAGTAAATTAAATAAATTATTAGTTTATACTAGAGATTCATCACTTCAAAACTATTTAAAAAGAAAGCTTTCAAGTAAAGAACTTAATTATGAAAGAGCTAAATTTGTAAAATCAGTATTAGCTTAG
- the disA gene encoding DNA integrity scanning diadenylate cyclase DisA, whose protein sequence is MRLEKGMKIKDTLKIMCPGTQLREGLENILRAKTGGLIVIGDSKEVMGTVDGGFILNSDYSPSYVYELAKMDGAIVISEDLKKIVCANAQLIPDASIITHETGTRHRTAHRIAKQTNNIVVAISQRRNIITVYKGDIKYVLRDSSIILARANQAIQTLEKYVSVLERVINNLNLLEFQDLTTLFDVVTAIQRTEMVMRIVEEINMYILELGNEGRLISMQLNELVKHIERDGILLIRDYCKEDDEYNEVYEQIQKLNSAELLDLDAIARVLGHGGVSIVDTLISAKGYRILSKVPRIPSTVIENLIKEFKELNNVIEADIDELDIVEGIGEARAKAIKDGLKRIREQILLNKKI, encoded by the coding sequence ATGAGATTAGAAAAGGGAATGAAAATAAAAGATACATTAAAAATTATGTGCCCAGGCACTCAACTAAGAGAAGGGCTTGAAAATATCCTTAGAGCTAAAACTGGTGGATTAATTGTAATTGGTGATAGTAAAGAAGTAATGGGAACGGTAGATGGCGGCTTTATTCTTAATTCAGATTATAGTCCATCATATGTTTATGAATTAGCTAAAATGGATGGGGCAATAGTAATTAGTGAAGATCTAAAAAAAATTGTTTGTGCAAATGCTCAACTTATACCAGATGCATCTATTATAACTCATGAGACTGGTACTAGGCATAGAACAGCACATAGAATAGCTAAGCAAACTAATAATATAGTAGTTGCTATTTCTCAAAGAAGAAATATAATAACTGTATATAAGGGTGATATAAAGTATGTATTAAGAGATAGTAGTATAATTTTAGCTAGGGCAAATCAAGCTATTCAAACGTTGGAGAAATATGTTTCAGTGTTAGAAAGAGTAATTAATAATTTAAATCTTTTAGAATTTCAAGATTTAACAACTTTGTTTGATGTTGTTACTGCAATTCAAAGAACTGAAATGGTAATGAGAATAGTAGAAGAAATAAATATGTATATTTTAGAACTTGGAAATGAAGGTAGACTTATATCTATGCAACTTAATGAACTTGTTAAGCATATAGAAAGAGATGGAATATTATTAATAAGAGATTATTGCAAAGAAGATGATGAATATAATGAAGTATATGAGCAAATACAAAAATTGAATTCGGCTGAACTTTTGGATTTAGATGCAATTGCAAGAGTTTTAGGTCATGGAGGAGTCTCAATTGTAGATACCCTTATATCTGCTAAAGGGTATAGAATATTAAGTAAAGTTCCTAGAATACCATCAACAGTAATTGAAAATTTAATTAAAGAATTTAAAGAATTAAATAATGTAATAGAAGCTGATATTGATGAATTAGATATTGTTGAAGGAATAGGTGAAGCAAGAGCAAAAGCTATTAAAGATGGATTAAAAAGAATAAGGGAACAAATTCTTTTAAATAAAAAAATATAA
- a CDS encoding ATP-dependent Clp protease ATP-binding subunit, translated as MDFNKFTERTQSVILEAQIESQEFKHGYVGTEHLLLGLVKENGDQSKILNEFGIDAEIVRDMINRYLGYGELQMPEDDILLTPRAKRLIDKSFVEAKKFNHKNVSPEHILMALLNQDEGMAYTILKNLKLNFKEVKDKLSIFLNNEFVDSNEEVKSKKSEKTKTPMLDKYGRDLTEIAREGKLDPVIGRDSENQRVLEILCRRIKNNPCLIGEPGVGKTAVVEGLAQRIVEGNIPEILRNKRIVTLDLTALLAGAKYRGEFEDRLKKVMLEIEKDKSIIIFIDEIHTIIGAGAAEGAIDASNILKPALSRGEIQCIGATTINEYRKHIEKDSALERRFQPVNVGEPSKEETLIILKGLKNKYEDHHKVNITDKALEAAVELSDRYVSDRFMPDKAIDLIDEAAAKVRIKNLIPPANLKEIEEKIKNVIKEKEECIRVQDFEKAANMRDLENNLKNELESLRKDWHDKNSNKQLSVDEEDIAEVVSAWTRIPAKKLTEKESEKLLKLEEILQKRVIGQNEAVKSIAKAVRRARVGIKDPNRPIGTFIFLGPTGVGKTELSKALAETMFGDENSIIRIDMSEYMESNSVSKLIGSPPGYVGYDEGGQLTEAVRRKPYSVVLLDEIEKAHSDVFNILLQIMEDGRLTDSHGKVVNFKNTIVIMTSNVGAHEIKKQKSIGFNTNVDENSEYEKMKENVLEELKRSFKPEFLNRIDDTIVFHKLKEEDLLDIVDLMLKSITKRLQDRNIHLNFEKDSKKFLINKRVDLNYGARPLRRIITKEVEDKLSEEILLGNIKIGDRIKVNQSEDNLVFTKLD; from the coding sequence ATGGATTTCAATAAATTTACAGAAAGAACTCAATCAGTAATATTAGAAGCGCAAATTGAATCACAAGAATTTAAACATGGATATGTAGGAACAGAACATTTATTATTAGGTTTAGTTAAAGAAAATGGTGATCAATCTAAAATATTAAATGAATTTGGTATTGATGCTGAAATAGTTCGTGATATGATTAATAGATATTTAGGTTATGGTGAATTGCAAATGCCTGAAGACGATATTTTATTAACACCTAGAGCTAAAAGACTTATTGATAAAAGTTTTGTTGAAGCTAAAAAATTTAATCATAAAAATGTTAGTCCAGAGCATATATTAATGGCATTACTTAATCAAGACGAAGGAATGGCATATACTATATTAAAAAATTTAAAATTAAATTTTAAAGAAGTAAAAGATAAATTATCTATATTTTTAAATAATGAATTTGTAGATAGCAATGAAGAAGTTAAATCTAAAAAGTCGGAAAAAACTAAAACGCCTATGTTGGATAAATATGGAAGAGATTTAACTGAAATTGCAAGAGAAGGAAAGTTAGATCCTGTGATAGGAAGAGATTCAGAAAATCAAAGAGTATTAGAAATATTATGTAGAAGAATAAAGAACAATCCTTGTCTAATAGGTGAACCAGGAGTAGGAAAAACAGCTGTTGTAGAAGGATTAGCTCAAAGAATTGTAGAAGGTAATATACCTGAAATTTTAAGAAATAAAAGAATAGTAACTTTAGATTTAACTGCATTACTTGCAGGTGCAAAGTACAGAGGTGAGTTTGAAGATAGACTAAAAAAAGTAATGCTAGAAATAGAAAAAGATAAAAGTATTATAATATTTATAGATGAAATTCACACTATAATAGGTGCAGGCGCAGCAGAAGGTGCTATAGATGCTTCTAATATATTAAAACCAGCACTTTCTAGAGGTGAAATTCAATGTATAGGTGCAACTACTATAAATGAATATAGAAAGCATATAGAAAAAGATTCTGCGTTAGAAAGAAGATTTCAACCTGTTAATGTTGGTGAACCATCAAAAGAAGAGACTTTAATAATATTAAAAGGTCTAAAAAATAAGTATGAGGATCATCATAAAGTTAATATTACAGATAAAGCATTAGAAGCAGCTGTTGAATTATCTGATCGATATGTATCAGATAGATTTATGCCAGATAAGGCTATTGATCTAATAGATGAAGCAGCTGCTAAGGTTAGAATTAAAAATTTAATACCTCCTGCTAATTTAAAAGAAATTGAAGAAAAAATAAAAAACGTCATTAAAGAAAAAGAAGAATGCATAAGAGTTCAAGATTTTGAAAAAGCAGCTAATATGCGAGATCTTGAGAATAATCTAAAAAATGAATTAGAATCACTTAGAAAAGATTGGCATGATAAAAATTCTAATAAACAATTAAGTGTAGATGAGGAAGATATAGCAGAGGTTGTGTCCGCTTGGACTAGGATACCAGCTAAAAAACTCACAGAAAAAGAAAGTGAAAAATTATTAAAACTTGAAGAAATATTACAAAAGAGGGTTATAGGTCAAAATGAAGCTGTTAAATCTATAGCTAAAGCTGTAAGAAGGGCTAGAGTTGGAATAAAAGATCCTAATAGACCAATAGGTACATTTATATTTTTAGGACCTACTGGTGTTGGAAAGACAGAACTTTCAAAAGCTTTAGCTGAAACTATGTTTGGAGATGAAAATAGTATTATTAGAATAGATATGTCTGAATATATGGAAAGTAATTCTGTATCTAAATTAATAGGTTCACCTCCAGGATATGTAGGTTATGATGAAGGTGGTCAATTAACAGAAGCAGTTAGAAGAAAACCTTATTCGGTAGTTCTTTTAGATGAAATTGAAAAAGCACATTCAGATGTGTTTAATATATTACTTCAAATAATGGAAGATGGAAGACTTACAGATTCTCATGGAAAGGTAGTTAATTTTAAAAATACAATAGTTATAATGACTTCTAATGTAGGAGCTCATGAAATAAAGAAACAAAAATCAATTGGATTCAATACTAATGTAGATGAAAATTCTGAATATGAAAAGATGAAAGAAAATGTATTAGAAGAATTAAAGCGAAGTTTTAAACCTGAATTTTTAAATAGAATAGATGATACGATAGTATTCCACAAATTAAAAGAAGAGGATCTTTTAGATATAGTTGATTTAATGCTAAAATCTATTACTAAAAGGCTTCAAGATAGAAATATACATTTGAATTTTGAAAAAGATAGCAAGAAGTTCTTGATTAATAAGAGAGTGGATTTAAATTATGGAGCAAGACCTTTAAGAAGAATTATTACAAAAGAAGTAGAAGATAAACTTAGTGAAGAGATACTTTTAGGTAATATAAAGATTGGTGATAGAATTAAAGTAAATCAATCAGAAGATAATTTAGTATTTACAAAATTAGATTAG
- a CDS encoding DUF1573 domain-containing protein — MKDIIFDDFQNSVSDSLVRHKSILDILTKYSESSSRVNRAIAKSVTNCGCVNINASKQNSLNEDKSIDDLSACLSSHLNGEICENCREIIEREIGNNIFYLTSLCNNLNINLYDVLLKEYNRINTLGKFNLR; from the coding sequence ATGAAAGATATAATATTTGATGATTTTCAAAACTCTGTAAGTGATTCTTTGGTAAGACATAAGAGCATCTTAGATATCCTTACTAAATATAGTGAATCTAGTTCTAGAGTTAATAGAGCAATTGCAAAATCTGTTACAAATTGCGGATGTGTAAATATTAATGCTTCTAAACAAAATTCATTGAATGAAGATAAATCTATTGACGACTTATCTGCCTGTTTATCTTCCCACTTAAATGGTGAGATTTGTGAAAACTGTCGTGAAATTATAGAAAGAGAAATTGGAAACAATATTTTTTATCTTACTTCTTTATGCAATAACTTAAATATAAACTTATATGATGTTTTGCTTAAAGAATACAATAGAATAAATACACTTGGAAAATTTAATCTTAGATAA
- the radA gene encoding DNA repair protein RadA, whose translation MAKIKSTYICQQCGYEAPKWLGKCPSCNNWNTFNEEIKEDNKTTTSLKVNSIVQNNQPKSIKDIKSGEKERYDTGIKELNRVLGGGLVKGSLTLISGDPGIGKSTLLLQTANNIAIKCGKVLYVSGEESEEQIKIRGDRLGANSENLFIISETNLDAISIYIEQINPNFVIIDSIQTIFKESVSSAPGSVSQVKECSNTIMRMCKGKNIPFFIVAHVTKQGELAGPRVLEHMVDTVLYFEGERTEEYRILRTMKNRFGTTSEIGVFEMQQEGLVEVFDPSKIFLEDTSFNQEGSVVVGVMEGTRPILIEIQALVSETKAPMPRRTAVGIDNQRLSLILAVLEKKLKVFFYNKDVYVNVVGGFNIDGTSADLGLALALISSAKSREFRLDKTLMVGEVGLTGEIRPISSAERLVKEAEKLGFSNVIIPERNLDKVKKEHINVIGIRHLIEAVNKIF comes from the coding sequence ATGGCTAAGATAAAATCTACATATATATGTCAACAATGTGGATATGAAGCCCCTAAATGGTTGGGAAAATGTCCATCTTGTAATAATTGGAATACTTTTAATGAAGAAATAAAAGAAGATAATAAAACAACAACTTCATTAAAGGTTAATAGCATAGTACAAAATAACCAACCCAAAAGTATAAAAGATATAAAATCTGGTGAAAAAGAAAGATATGATACAGGAATAAAAGAACTTAATAGAGTTTTAGGTGGTGGATTAGTTAAGGGATCTTTAACTTTGATTTCAGGAGATCCTGGAATAGGAAAATCAACATTATTACTACAAACAGCCAATAACATAGCTATAAAATGTGGTAAGGTTTTATATGTTTCTGGAGAAGAATCTGAAGAACAGATAAAAATTAGAGGAGATAGATTAGGCGCAAATAGTGAAAATTTATTTATAATATCTGAGACCAATTTAGATGCTATCTCAATATACATAGAACAAATTAATCCTAATTTTGTTATAATAGATTCAATTCAAACTATATTTAAAGAAAGTGTTTCTTCAGCACCTGGTAGTGTATCACAAGTAAAGGAATGCTCAAATACTATTATGAGAATGTGTAAGGGTAAAAACATACCATTCTTTATAGTTGCGCATGTAACTAAACAAGGTGAATTAGCTGGACCAAGAGTTTTAGAGCATATGGTTGATACTGTTTTATATTTTGAAGGAGAGAGAACAGAGGAGTATAGAATTTTAAGAACCATGAAAAATCGTTTTGGAACTACTAGTGAAATAGGTGTATTTGAAATGCAACAGGAAGGTTTAGTAGAAGTATTTGATCCATCAAAGATTTTCTTAGAAGATACTAGTTTTAATCAAGAAGGTTCTGTGGTGGTTGGAGTTATGGAAGGTACTAGACCTATATTAATAGAAATTCAAGCATTAGTAAGTGAAACTAAGGCACCAATGCCTAGGAGAACAGCTGTTGGAATTGATAATCAAAGGTTAAGCCTTATATTGGCGGTTTTAGAGAAAAAGCTAAAAGTATTTTTCTATAATAAGGATGTTTATGTAAATGTAGTTGGTGGATTTAATATAGATGGTACATCAGCAGATTTAGGTTTAGCATTAGCATTAATATCTAGTGCAAAGTCTAGAGAATTTAGATTAGATAAAACATTAATGGTTGGAGAAGTAGGATTAACTGGAGAGATAAGACCAATTTCATCAGCAGAAAGACTAGTTAAAGAAGCTGAAAAACTTGGATTTAGTAATGTAATAATTCCTGAAAGAAATTTAGATAAAGTAAAAAAAGAACATATAAATGTAATAGGTATTAGACATTTAATAGAGGCAGTAAATAAGATATTTTAA
- the ispD gene encoding 2-C-methyl-D-erythritol 4-phosphate cytidylyltransferase: MVSAIVVAGGRGKRMGTVQSKQYLNLNGKPILYYTIKSFLNCKLVDNIILVVPFHEIDYCKNEILNKNFIKVNKIIAGGSERYESVYNGLMAAEGSDIVLIHDGVRPFVSEKLINDSIMYAKRYGAAAPGVMPKDTIKVIDKNRFSIQTPNRSELVSVQTPQAFRYDLIYECHKKIKNEDVEITDDTMVAEYFGNNVYIYEGEYSNIKITTPEDLIIGEYLANK; encoded by the coding sequence ATGGTTAGTGCGATAGTAGTAGCTGGTGGAAGAGGTAAAAGAATGGGCACTGTTCAAAGTAAGCAATATCTTAATTTGAATGGAAAGCCCATTCTTTATTACACCATTAAAAGTTTTTTAAACTGTAAATTAGTAGATAATATTATATTGGTAGTGCCTTTTCATGAAATTGATTATTGCAAAAATGAGATATTAAATAAAAATTTTATAAAGGTAAATAAAATAATAGCTGGTGGAAGTGAGCGATATGAATCAGTATATAATGGATTAATGGCAGCAGAAGGATCAGATATTGTTTTAATTCATGATGGTGTAAGACCATTTGTTTCAGAAAAATTAATAAATGACTCAATAATGTATGCCAAAAGATACGGTGCAGCAGCACCGGGAGTTATGCCAAAAGATACTATAAAGGTTATTGATAAGAATAGATTTTCTATACAAACACCTAATAGAAGTGAATTAGTGTCAGTACAAACGCCTCAAGCATTTAGATATGATTTAATATATGAATGCCACAAAAAAATAAAAAATGAAGATGTGGAAATTACAGATGATACTATGGTGGCTGAATATTTTGGTAATAATGTATATATATATGAAGGAGAGTATTCGAATATAAAAATTACTACCCCAGAAGATCTTATTATAGGTGAGTATTTAGCTAATAAATAG
- a CDS encoding glutaredoxin domain-containing protein, with translation MIKIYSTSWCPDCIKTKKYFDLKGLKYEEINVADKHEDREEVFKVSGQRSVPVIDMSGNIIVGFDKKKIDEYIRI, from the coding sequence ATGATAAAAATTTATTCAACATCATGGTGTCCAGATTGTATAAAAACAAAGAAGTATTTTGATTTAAAAGGCTTAAAGTATGAAGAAATAAATGTTGCTGATAAGCATGAAGATAGAGAAGAGGTATTTAAAGTATCAGGTCAAAGAAGTGTACCTGTGATAGATATGTCTGGTAATATAATTGTTGGTTTTGATAAGAAAAAAATAGATGAGTATATAAGAATTTAA